The proteins below come from a single Hemitrygon akajei chromosome 2, sHemAka1.3, whole genome shotgun sequence genomic window:
- the LOC140717665 gene encoding zinc-binding protein A33-like: protein MASKGPDEGLTEEVICHVCLDFFTDPVTLECGHNFCRSCITRFWEREERNSCPECKAQFADRTLRSSRILARLAEKARKLHLKPRENESKLHCEEHDEEMKLFCETDKKLICVICAVSQEHREHRFLSIKEAVELCKDQIKSSIESLTKKKSDFQQMEQQQIQKISGVREQSHQLQYHVSAQFAELHQILTEKKQHFLRDLREEEERILNPMEKNLRAIQENLNCIREEISRLQEQMDLTDSVRFLKEEDHQKSSVGDEAPVLSVTDGTLTMEKFDHLFSLKTLLKETYVAIKQVSVTLDVETAGPGLEVSANRKKVKWTRSPPHHSDTEKRFTVGACVLGSEGFTSGRHYWEVDVTGNRRWRLGVAAESVERKRGIKLKTDNGFWIIWRRDDELNVNTSPPTRLPADRNPGRVGVYLSYETGTVSFYNAETKTHLHTFTGNKFTGKLYPFFGTVDENKWVRICSVPLRICKRDRSRHPRQMLGSGAVENISDNRLALKGSLLIPKFHTVVIQ, encoded by the exons atggcttcgaaaggaccggaCGAGGGTTTAACCGAGGAGGTTATTTGTcacgtctgcctggatttcttcaccgatccggttacactggagtgtggacacaattTCTGCCGCTCCTGTATCACACGCttttgggaaagggaggagagaaactcctgtcCGGAATGTAAAGCGCAGTTTGCAGACCGGACCCTCAGGTCCAGTCGAATTTTAGCAAGACTGGCTGAGAAGGCTCGAAAACTGCACCTGAAGCCGAGAGAGAatgaaagtaaacttcactgcgaggaacatgacgAAGaaatgaagctgttttgtgaaacggacaagaagCTGATCTGCGTGATTTGTGCAGTttcgcaggaacacagagagcaccgcttcctgtcgattaaagaagctgttgaaCTCTGCAAG GACCAGATTAAATCTTCTATAGAAtccctcacaaaaaagaaatcagactttcaGCAAATGGAGCAGCAACAGATacagaagatttccggagttcgg GAACAGTCTCATCAACTTCAGTACCATGTCTCcgcccagtttgctgaactgcaccAGATTCTCACTGAGAAAAAGCAGCACTTCCTCAGAGATCTcagagaagaagaggagaggatttTAAATCCTATGGAAAAAAATCTCCGAGCGAtccaagagaatttaaattgtatTCGGGAGGAAATTTCAAGGTTACAAGAACAGATGGATCTAACAGACAGTGTGAGGTTTCTCAAG GAAGAAGATCATCAGAAGAGCAG TGTTGGTGATGAAGCTCCAGtgttgtcagtgacagatggtaCCCTGACAATGGAGAAATTCGATCACCTCTTCTCGCTAAAAACATTGTTGAAAGAAACTTATGTTGCCATTAAGCAAG TCTCTGTGACTTTGGATGTGGAAACAGCGGGCCCGGGACTTGAGGTATCGGCCAACCGGAAGAAAGTGAAATGGACTCGGTCCCCACCGCATCACTCTGACACTGAGAAGAGGTTTACAGTcggggcttgtgtgctgggatcggagggattcacatcagggagacattactgggaggtggatgtGACGGGGAATCGGCGCTGGAGGCTGGGAGTCGCTGCAGAGTCcgtggagaggaagagagggatcaAACTGAAAACAGACAATGGATTCTGGATCATTTGGCGCCGGGATGATGAGCTCAATGTGAACACTTCCCCTCCAACTCGTCTCCCGGCCGATCGCAACCCCGGGAGGGTGGGTGTATATCTGAGTTATGAGactgggacagtttcattttacaacgcagaGACCAAgacccatctccacaccttcactgggaataaattcacagggaaactttatccttttttTGGAACTGTGGATGAAAACAAGTGGGTCAGAATCTGCTCTGTTCCCCTGCGGATCTGTAAACGGGACAGGTCCAGGCATCCGCGTCAGATGCTGGGCTCAGGGGCTGTGGAAAATATCAGTGACAATAGATTGGCGCTGAAAGGGTCCCTTTTAATCCCCAAATTCCACACTGTGGTGATCCAATGA